One window of the Klebsiella sp. WP3-W18-ESBL-02 genome contains the following:
- a CDS encoding helix-hairpin-helix domain-containing protein, producing the protein MANIVTCKTKDGETVQYVDEVIGSGSMKDVYFSPDKSYVVAFYHKPQNEQARDRIDMITGRYRQNIFGQSGGEYWKDLFCWPTHVVEHGNKIGIVVPTYQNHFFFKYGSKNDDFLDIKGREKEGKWFASASNQNKFLDPRERGNTLTYLKVCLLLTRAVRRMHAAGLCHSDLSYKNVLIDPEMGHACIIDVDGLVVPGKYPPDVVGTPDFIAPEVVKTSHLSKEDPNRLLPSITTDRHALSVLIYMYLFFRHPLRGGKIHDMLDEVRDETLSMGEKALFIEHPTDKSNAVKLSQLSPFSLPWADPDKIPYTIMGPYLTPLFERAFIDGLHDATKRPTADEWESALVKTVDLIQPCQNKGCEQKWYVFSGKTKPVCPYCGTPYKGKLPVLNFYSSRKEGSYRPDDHRLMVWSGQSIYAWHVNRLIAPNERTTGAQRKRVGYFVYHNDQWWLVNEGISGLMSLPDKRQIMVGEKIELTNNAQFVLSKEEGGRLVVVQLVEN; encoded by the coding sequence ATGGCAAATATCGTTACGTGCAAAACAAAGGACGGCGAAACAGTCCAGTATGTTGACGAGGTGATTGGTTCAGGCTCGATGAAGGATGTTTACTTTTCCCCTGATAAATCTTACGTCGTCGCTTTTTATCATAAACCGCAGAATGAGCAGGCCCGGGATCGTATTGATATGATCACCGGCCGCTACAGGCAAAACATTTTTGGCCAATCCGGTGGCGAATACTGGAAGGATCTGTTTTGTTGGCCGACCCACGTTGTTGAGCATGGGAATAAAATCGGTATCGTGGTTCCAACCTACCAGAACCATTTTTTCTTTAAATATGGTTCCAAAAACGATGATTTCCTGGACATTAAAGGCCGGGAGAAAGAAGGCAAATGGTTTGCCAGCGCCAGCAACCAGAATAAATTCCTCGATCCGCGTGAACGAGGCAATACGCTTACCTATCTCAAAGTCTGTCTGCTGCTGACAAGAGCTGTCAGGAGGATGCATGCAGCGGGCCTCTGTCACAGCGATCTCAGCTATAAAAACGTGCTGATTGATCCAGAAATGGGCCATGCCTGCATCATTGACGTAGACGGTCTTGTCGTTCCAGGAAAGTATCCTCCCGATGTGGTGGGCACTCCGGATTTTATCGCTCCGGAGGTGGTGAAAACCAGCCATCTTTCTAAAGAAGATCCTAACCGCTTACTGCCAAGCATTACTACTGACCGCCATGCGCTGTCGGTGCTTATCTACATGTACCTGTTTTTCCGTCACCCTCTACGTGGCGGAAAAATACATGACATGTTGGATGAAGTACGTGATGAGACCTTATCAATGGGTGAGAAGGCACTCTTCATTGAACATCCGACAGACAAAAGTAATGCAGTCAAACTCAGTCAGTTATCCCCCTTTTCACTACCTTGGGCTGACCCAGATAAAATTCCATACACCATCATGGGCCCCTATCTGACACCGTTGTTTGAACGAGCCTTTATTGATGGCTTACATGATGCCACTAAACGCCCTACCGCAGATGAATGGGAAAGCGCTCTGGTAAAAACAGTGGATCTGATACAGCCGTGCCAAAACAAGGGCTGTGAACAGAAATGGTATGTTTTCTCGGGTAAGACAAAGCCGGTCTGTCCTTACTGCGGTACGCCGTATAAAGGTAAATTGCCAGTGCTTAATTTTTATTCTTCGCGAAAAGAAGGCAGCTATCGTCCTGACGATCACCGGTTGATGGTCTGGAGCGGGCAGTCTATCTATGCGTGGCATGTGAATCGTCTTATCGCGCCAAATGAACGTACAACGGGTGCACAAAGGAAACGGGTTGGTTATTTTGTTTACCATAACGATCAATGGTGGTTGGTAAATGAAGGCATATCAGGACTAATGTCATTACCGGATAAGCGGCAGATTATGGTTGGGGAAAAAATAGAACTGACGAATAACGCTCAATTTGTTTTGTCAAAAGAGGAAGGTGGCAGGCTGGTAGTTGTTCAATTAGTAGAAAACTAA